GAATGAAGGCCGAGAGATCGCCATCCTCGCGCGGCCAGAGCACCAGGTGCCAGTGATTGGGCATGATGCAGTAGCCGATCGTGCGCATGGTCACGCGCTCATGCGCGGCCGCCAGCACGTCCAGGAATAACTCGTAGTCGCCCTGGCTATGGAACAGAGTCTGCCGCCCGTTGGAGCGGTTGAGCACGTGATAGACGTACCCGCCTAAGTTGACGCGAGAACTGCGTGGCATGGCCAACATGATACCACCGACGGACCCAAGGTCTAGCAGAACAGGTACCTGACCCCTTTAGACCCCTCCTTTCTCGATAGCCTGTAGAGCAACACTGTTTAGCCTTGCGGAAGTTCCGCGGCCTGTAACATAATATAGCCTCTCGTCACTAATGCCTGCCGCGTACGCGCCGGGAGAGATGGTGCGCACCATCTTTGCTTTTATTGTTCGTATAGCCATCGGCGCAGCCCTGTCGCCACTCGTGGGCTCCATTGCCACAATCGTACCGTCGTCTGTCACGGCCACTGGAAGGGCCGCAGACTCGATCTCGACGCTTGTCCTCTTTGACACATTGACCAATAAGATTGAATTTCCCCCCTTTGAGCTCAAACGAGCCAAGGCTATCCATTTCCCCAGAGGGCTAATCGCTGGTATTCCTATGACCCCGTCGAATGGACCCAGATCCTTAATCGGATGTCCATGTTTGTTGAAGCACATGATAGGTGCACCACTCCGCCCAACATCAAAAGGATCATAAAGAGAGTTCGGATTGACTGACATTAACACTATGTGTCCCTCCCTGTCTGCAACGAGCGGAAGTCCGCACGCTTTCCACTTCTCTCGTACCCCACCTCTAGG
This portion of the Planctomycetaceae bacterium genome encodes:
- a CDS encoding transposase — its product is MPRSSRVNLGGYVYHVLNRSNGRQTLFHSQGDYELFLDVLAAAHERVTMRTIGYCIMPNHWHLVLWPREDGDLSAFI